In Molothrus aeneus isolate 106 chromosome 25, BPBGC_Maene_1.0, whole genome shotgun sequence, one DNA window encodes the following:
- the RNF222 gene encoding RING finger protein 222: MSEPLPSNEAAPAECPVCYERFQPLEATHRRLSCGHTFCHDCLVKCLLSAKLGGHVQSSIVCPVCRFVTFLSRKKVLWLPRATEPRVLQVPLSPSSLSQLARSEPPNTLVVPSHFVLPEQSLGRVAPGAGLAREAHIFVISDHGMPLLAAQRCASGLPGGSGGDAASAGSGSGSGSGSSSLALGLQCCQSPMALAVMLVLTVAMLAAVLPWLLLVRRDL, encoded by the exons atgtcCGAGCCCCTCCCCAGCAATGAGGCTGCCCCGGCCGAGTGCCCCGTGTGCTACGAGCGGTTCCAGCCCCTGGAGGCCACGCACCGCCGGCTCAGCTGCGGCCACACCTTCTGCCACGACTGCCTGGTGAAGTGCCTGCTGTCGGCCAAGCTGGGCGGGCACGTCCAGAGCAGCATCGTGTGCCCCGTGTGCCGCTTCGTCACCTTCCTCAGCAGGAAGAAGGTTctgtggctgcccagggccACCGAGCCCCGCGTGCTGCAg gtgcccctgtccccatcctccctgtcccagctggccAGGAGCGAGCCCCCCAACACTCTGGTGGTCCCCAGCCACTTCGTGCTGccggagcagagcctggggcgGGTTGCCCCCGGAGCGGGGCTGGCACGGGAGGCTCACATCTTTGTCATCAGCGATCACGGCATGCCCCTGCTGGCCGCCCAGCGCTGCGCCTCGGGGCTGCCCGGCGGCTCCGGGGGGGACGCGGCCAGCGCAGGCTCGGGCTCGGGCTCGGGCTCGGGCTCGTCCAGCCTGGCgctggggctgcagtgctgccagtcCCCCATGGCCCTGGCCGTGATGCTGGTGCTGACCGTGGCCATGCTGGCCGccgtgctgccctggctgctgctggtcaGGAGGGACTTGTAG